One window from the genome of Pantoea cypripedii encodes:
- a CDS encoding class I SAM-dependent methyltransferase translates to MKPAKTRQILTAPRSWRDMPWGDYFRDALTQQLQPSLGKLYGFHMLKIGSLSAEINTSHCAISHQVNVGEEGEGLQVIARATQLPFEAKSIDACLLAHTLAWSQDPHRVLREVDRVLIDDGWMIISGFNPFSLLGISKGIPGLHGRAPWSGRMFSQMRLLDWLNLLNYEVVYRTRFQVVPWHRQGGKVISAHLPALGCLNVVVARKRTFPLTPTKVKKSLSKAQLRQTVNATRQFRKMKDQDSG, encoded by the coding sequence ATGAAGCCGGCTAAAACACGCCAAATCCTGACTGCGCCGCGCTCCTGGCGCGACATGCCCTGGGGCGACTATTTTCGCGACGCGCTAACACAGCAACTTCAGCCTTCGCTCGGTAAGCTGTATGGCTTCCATATGCTTAAAATTGGCAGCCTGAGCGCAGAAATCAACACCAGCCATTGTGCTATTTCGCATCAGGTGAATGTCGGCGAAGAGGGCGAAGGGTTGCAGGTGATTGCCCGTGCCACTCAATTGCCGTTTGAAGCTAAATCGATTGATGCCTGCTTGCTGGCGCATACGTTAGCCTGGAGCCAGGACCCGCATCGTGTGTTGCGCGAAGTGGACCGCGTACTGATTGACGATGGCTGGATGATTATCAGTGGATTTAATCCCTTTAGCCTGCTTGGTATCAGCAAAGGCATTCCGGGTTTGCATGGTCGTGCGCCCTGGAGCGGCCGCATGTTTAGCCAGATGCGATTGCTGGACTGGCTTAATCTGCTGAATTACGAAGTGGTTTACCGCACCCGCTTCCAGGTGGTGCCTTGGCACCGTCAGGGCGGAAAAGTGATCAGTGCACACCTGCCTGCGCTGGGCTGCCTGAATGTGGTGGTGGCGCGTAAACGCACCTTCCCGTTAACGCCCACCAAAGTGAAAAAAAGCCTGAGTAAAGCGCAGTTGCGACAGACGGTGAATGCGACGCGGCAGTTTCGAAAAATGAAGGATCAGGATTCGGGCTGA
- the gloB gene encoding hydroxyacylglutathione hydrolase produces the protein MNLTSIPALQDNYIWTLTDDQQNCLIVDPGEAQPVLDKIKANRWHPVAILLTHHHHDHVGGVSELLQHYPDMTVFGPQETADKGAKQIVADGDEFTLLGRNFRVIATPGHTLGHISYFSSPYLFCGDTMFSGGCGRLFEGTAQQMFDSFQKLNELPADTLICCAHEYTLSNMKFAAAILPHDPKILARFQQIKDLRAENRITLPTNLALEREINLFLRTQDPDLKKALGGNFTTAPLWQVFADLREKKDRF, from the coding sequence ATGAATCTTACCAGTATTCCCGCATTGCAGGATAACTACATCTGGACACTGACGGATGACCAGCAAAATTGCCTGATTGTCGATCCCGGCGAAGCACAACCGGTACTGGATAAAATTAAAGCCAATCGCTGGCATCCGGTGGCGATTTTACTGACTCACCATCATCACGACCATGTGGGTGGCGTCAGCGAGCTGCTCCAGCATTACCCCGATATGACGGTTTTCGGTCCACAGGAAACTGCAGATAAAGGGGCAAAGCAAATTGTGGCCGATGGAGATGAATTTACGCTGTTAGGGAGAAATTTTCGTGTCATCGCGACCCCTGGACACACTTTAGGACATATCTCATATTTCAGTTCGCCTTATCTTTTCTGTGGCGACACGATGTTTTCCGGCGGTTGTGGCAGATTATTTGAAGGCACCGCGCAACAAATGTTTGATTCATTTCAAAAGCTTAATGAACTCCCTGCCGACACCTTAATTTGCTGTGCCCATGAGTACACTTTATCCAATATGAAGTTTGCTGCGGCTATTCTGCCCCATGACCCCAAAATTTTAGCAAGGTTCCAGCAAATTAAAGACTTACGTGCAGAAAATCGTATTACTTTGCCAACAAATTTGGCTTTAGAAAGGGAAATAAATTTATTCCTTCGTACGCAAGATCCTGATTTAAAAAAGGCTTTAGGCGGTAATTTTACAACTGCGCCTCTTTGGCAAGTTTTTGCTGATCTACGCGAGAAGAAAGATCGCTTTTGA
- the dnaQ gene encoding DNA polymerase III subunit epsilon: MSTANNRQIVLDTETTGMNMIGVHYEGHRIIEIGAVEVINRRLTGNNFHIYLKPDRLVDPEAFGVHGIADEFLADKPSFSDIADEFLEYIRGAELVIHNASFDIGFMDYEFAKLKRDIGKTETFCQITDSLAMARKMFPGKRNSLDALCSRLEIDNSKRTLHGALLDAEILAEVFLTITGGQTSLAFSMDSEQSTQADGENIQRIVRPASGLRVVSASDEECLAHESRLDLVMKKGGCCLWRA; the protein is encoded by the coding sequence ATGAGCACTGCAAATAACCGCCAGATCGTCCTCGATACCGAAACCACCGGCATGAATATGATCGGCGTGCACTATGAAGGACACCGCATCATTGAAATCGGTGCGGTTGAAGTCATCAACCGCCGCCTGACCGGCAACAACTTCCATATCTACCTCAAGCCCGATCGGCTGGTGGATCCGGAAGCCTTTGGTGTGCACGGTATTGCCGATGAGTTTCTGGCGGATAAACCCAGCTTCAGTGACATCGCCGATGAGTTTCTTGAGTACATCCGGGGTGCTGAGCTGGTAATTCATAACGCATCGTTCGATATCGGCTTTATGGATTACGAATTTGCCAAGCTGAAACGCGACATTGGCAAAACGGAAACCTTCTGCCAGATAACCGATAGCCTGGCGATGGCGCGCAAGATGTTCCCCGGCAAGCGTAACAGCCTTGATGCGCTTTGTAGCCGTCTCGAAATAGACAACAGCAAGCGCACGCTGCACGGCGCATTACTCGATGCCGAAATTCTGGCTGAAGTGTTCCTGACCATCACCGGTGGCCAGACGTCATTGGCATTCTCGATGGACAGCGAGCAAAGCACCCAGGCCGACGGTGAAAATATTCAGCGCATTGTGCGTCCGGCATCCGGGCTGCGCGTGGTCAGCGCCAGTGATGAAGAATGTCTGGCACATGAGAGCCGCTTAGATCTGGTAATGAAGAAGGGCGGCTGCTGTCTGTGGCGCGCCTGA
- a CDS encoding endonuclease/exonuclease/phosphatase family protein, with the protein MRKKTYAMRYVAGQPAERIFPPGAMLHLGQALPPGAPLPADPTLRVLVWNIFKQQRADWMSVLQGFGKDAHLVLLQEAQTTPELVRFATSNYLAADQVPAFVLPQHPSGVMTLASAHPVYCCPLREREPLLRLAKSALVTAYPLPNGEMLMVVNIHAVNFSLGIDVYSKQLGPIGEQIQYHRGPVIMAGDFNAWSRQRMKALFRFAQEMSLREVTFTDDHRRKAFGRPLDFVFYRDMKVNEASVLVTRASDHNPLLVEFNSTWAAAR; encoded by the coding sequence GTGCGGAAAAAAACCTATGCAATGCGTTATGTAGCAGGTCAGCCTGCCGAGCGGATCTTTCCGCCGGGAGCGATGCTGCATCTTGGGCAGGCACTGCCGCCCGGCGCACCATTGCCAGCCGACCCGACTTTACGGGTATTGGTGTGGAACATCTTTAAACAGCAGCGAGCAGACTGGATGTCAGTGCTGCAGGGCTTTGGCAAAGATGCGCATCTGGTATTGCTACAGGAAGCACAGACGACGCCTGAGCTGGTAAGGTTTGCCACCAGCAACTACCTCGCTGCCGATCAGGTGCCCGCATTTGTCCTGCCACAGCATCCCTCTGGCGTGATGACGCTGGCATCGGCGCATCCTGTCTATTGCTGCCCACTGCGTGAGCGAGAGCCGTTGCTGAGACTGGCTAAATCGGCGCTGGTGACGGCCTACCCGCTACCGAACGGCGAAATGCTGATGGTGGTGAACATTCATGCGGTGAATTTCAGCCTGGGTATTGATGTCTATAGCAAACAGCTGGGGCCGATTGGTGAGCAGATTCAGTATCACCGTGGTCCGGTAATTATGGCGGGTGATTTCAATGCCTGGAGTCGCCAGCGCATGAAGGCGCTGTTTCGATTTGCTCAGGAGATGTCATTGCGGGAAGTGACTTTTACCGATGACCACCGACGCAAAGCCTTCGGTCGCCCACTGGATTTTGTTTTTTACCGCGATATGAAAGTGAATGAGGCGTCAGTGCTGGTGACTCGCGCTTCAGACCACAATCCATTGCTGGTCGAATTTAACTCCACCTGGGCAGCTGCGCGCTAA
- the mltD gene encoding murein transglycosylase D: MKAKAILIASVLLVGGCQASRNDATIPEQHAQSLSSAGQGENGKYGDRLLSPRWQDDGTSLAEDTDLWNHISDELKMGIPDNPRIREQKTKYLRNKSYLHDVTLRAEPYMYWIVEQIQKRKMPMELVLLPIVESAFDPHATSSANAAGIWQIVATTGKNYGLKQNQWYDGRRDVVASTKVALDMMQRLNTMFDGDWLLTIAAYNSGEGRVLKAIKQNKARGKPTDFWSLSLPRETTVYVPKMLALSDILKNNKRYGIKLPTPNESRALARVEVGQQIELTQAADMAGMSLSKLKSFNAGYKHGATAPNGPHYIMVPKSNVAQLRNSLASGDIAAVQPSQLAKASDAGSSYTVRKGDTLSGIASKLGVSVNTLKQQNNLRGASVRIGQKLTVGDKGSQLADNGNSITYRVRKGDSLASIARRHGVNIKDVMRWNSVLTAAKSIQPGDNLTLFVHNSATPDT; this comes from the coding sequence ATGAAGGCAAAAGCGATATTAATCGCCTCTGTCTTGCTGGTGGGAGGATGTCAGGCATCAAGGAATGACGCCACGATCCCAGAACAGCATGCTCAGAGCCTGTCTTCAGCTGGTCAAGGTGAAAATGGAAAGTACGGAGATCGCTTGTTGTCGCCGCGCTGGCAAGATGATGGAACCAGCCTCGCAGAAGACACTGATCTCTGGAATCACATTAGTGACGAGTTGAAGATGGGGATTCCGGATAACCCCCGGATCCGCGAACAAAAAACAAAGTACTTAAGAAATAAGAGCTATCTCCACGATGTAACATTACGGGCAGAGCCGTACATGTACTGGATAGTCGAGCAGATACAGAAACGTAAAATGCCGATGGAACTGGTACTGCTACCCATAGTGGAGAGCGCTTTTGACCCACATGCAACATCTTCTGCGAATGCCGCTGGCATCTGGCAGATTGTTGCAACTACGGGCAAAAACTATGGTTTGAAACAAAACCAATGGTATGACGGTCGCCGCGATGTGGTGGCTTCTACCAAGGTTGCGCTGGATATGATGCAGCGTCTCAACACCATGTTTGACGGTGACTGGTTACTGACCATTGCCGCCTATAACAGCGGTGAAGGACGTGTGCTCAAGGCGATTAAACAGAACAAGGCGCGCGGTAAGCCGACCGACTTCTGGAGCCTGTCGCTGCCACGCGAAACCACGGTTTATGTTCCGAAAATGTTGGCCTTGAGCGATATTCTCAAGAACAACAAGCGCTACGGCATCAAATTGCCGACCCCGAACGAGAGCCGTGCACTGGCTCGCGTGGAAGTGGGTCAGCAGATTGAGCTGACGCAGGCCGCAGATATGGCTGGTATGTCGTTAAGTAAGCTGAAAAGCTTCAATGCCGGTTATAAACACGGTGCGACAGCGCCGAATGGACCGCACTACATTATGGTGCCTAAGTCCAATGTCGCTCAGCTACGCAATTCACTGGCATCCGGTGATATTGCCGCCGTGCAGCCTTCCCAACTGGCGAAAGCCAGTGATGCGGGTAGCAGCTACACGGTGCGCAAAGGTGACACCTTGTCTGGCATTGCCAGCAAGCTCGGCGTTAGCGTTAATACACTGAAGCAGCAGAATAACCTGCGCGGTGCCTCGGTTCGAATCGGTCAGAAGCTGACCGTTGGCGACAAGGGCTCGCAGCTGGCCGATAACGGCAACAGCATCACCTATCGTGTTCGTAAGGGTGATTCTCTTGCCAGTATCGCGCGACGTCATGGTGTTAACATCAAAGACGTTATGCGCTGGAATAGTGTGTTAACGGCTGCGAAAAGCATTCAGCCAGGGGATAACCTCACGCTGTTTGTCCATAATAGCGCAACGCCAGATACCTAA